GATGTGGGGAATATTGAAATTTATGCCGATCCTCTTTTGGAGAAGGTTTTTTACAATCTTGTTGAAAATGCGCTTCATTATGGAGATAAGCTGACTAAAATTTCGCTTTCCTTAATTAAGGAGGATGAATTCGTAATTCTGGTCTTTGAGGATGACGGAATCGGGATTCCTGAGAGTGAAAAGGAGAATATTTTTAATCGGAAATATTTCAGAAATACAGGGCTTGGGATGTTTTTATCACGGGAGATTCTTTCAATCACGGGTATTAATATAAAAGAGACCGGTATTCCGGGTGAAGGGGCAAGGTTTGAGATTATAGTTCCAAAAGGGTCCTATCGCTTAGATGTTGTTCTCTGAAGATATTTTTGAATATGGGAGTTTAATATTCGTTTATCAGCCTGTCATCACTTTCAGGAATTTTTCTTGTTCCTTCGGGGTAGAGGAATTTTCGGAATATTTTTGTCATGAAAGGCATTACAATATATGTCACCAGAAATACAAGGATCGCAACATCGAGCATATTCTGAAGAAGATATGGCAGGTCCCCGAAAATTACGGCTTCAACAGGCCCCAGTACTTATATGATCGGCCAGATTGCAAGCCAGGTTATGAAATACTGCCTCTCTTTTCCCGGTGGTTTCATAACTATGTTTCCCGGGAGTGTAAACCATGTTTCAGGATCGTCTATTTTATAGGTTCTGGGAGGAGCCATAGTCATTTTCTGGCACAGTAGGATTTTTCAGTGATGCATAAGTAGGAAACTGATTTTGCCTGCTCAAATCAACCGGAAAAGGAACTGGTCAGTATAAATGATCAGTCATCACTGGATTTTCAGACAGTTCCCATTTTCTTCTCAATTACCTCCCAACTTTTATAATCATCTGATTCTCTCCAGCTCTTATGCTCGTTTTCAGTCCGGAATTTTATGACGACCCTTTAGTCTCCGTCGGCAGGGTCAGGCGGCCTGAAGAAGTTTACACCCGGATATCCGGGATATTGTGATAATATCTTTGAAAGGCGAATTATTTCCTCTTCAGATTTGTCTTTAAATCCCGGTTTTACAAAATGGGTTCTGACAATTGTGACCGGATTTGAACCGGGAGATTCATCACTCATTTATTATTGATTGTATGTTCAATAAAAAAAATAGTTTAGCCTTTAATAGGGATCTGAACTTCTGTCAGCAGTTCTTCAGGTGCTGTTTCGTTAGGATTACTGATATATATCTGCCTTTCAGGGCCGGTTGTTTCAAGATTTTTATCAGCCGCAAATTTAAATGCAGTGTTGAAGGTTGCTGAAAATCCTTCATGTTCATACGGCCCTTTGTAAATGACGGATATTACTCTGCATGGTTCAAGATTTCTGATGCTGTATCTGTCACCATCGGTTTCAATCTGTCCCTGTATAGGAACGGCCATCTCAATATCTGCATCTTTTTCCCTGTATTCTTTGTCATAGCATATGGACATGCACGGTCCGGTAATTCTGACTCCGTTTTTCTGGTTTACGGGACTGAATATAATTTTGAAGAGTTCTTCTGAGACTTCTGAGCAGACTTCTTCATATGATCCGGTTCTTCTGCCTGAGATCACTCTCATTGCAGGTATATCTTTTATAACTGGTTCTGATACATTCATCTTAAACAACTCTGTAAAATCCTTATTCTCCTTAAGAAGGGATTCTATCTTTTCCAGCCGCTTAATTTCCTTCATTGTCCTGCTGTGGTACTTTGTTATGATCTTTTGGACCTTTTTGTCCTCTTTCTCATCCACTGCCTGAAGAAGGTCTGAAATATCACTAAGGCTGAAATCAAGATTGCACAATGTCTTGATTTTAAGCGCTTCTTCAATCTGGCTGGTTGTGTAATAGCGATATCCGGTAAAACGGTCTTTTACTTCAGGTACAAGTATTCCCTTTTTGTCATAGAGGCGCAGGGCCTTCTGTGACAGGTATGTATAAAGTGAAAATCTGCTGATGGTTATTCTGTCGGACTGCATATTACATCTAATTATTATTCCGGATCTGTTATATTCTGTATTTCTCTTACCCGGGTTATGGTTTATATCCCGTTTTCTGGTTCTTTTATCTCTGAAAACTCTGTCGGGGATTTTTTTATCTGCTGCCCTGGAACAGGTATGATAATTTTTTTGGTGTGACAGAAAATAAGGCTATTTAATAGAAAATGTAACTACTGATTCATTTAAATACGATTTGCTTGTTTTGTGAAGAAACAACAGCAAAAAAAAGATATTCCGGCAAATATGAGTGCCCCGGCCGGGACTCGAACCC
The sequence above is a segment of the Methanoplanus limicola DSM 2279 genome. Coding sequences within it:
- a CDS encoding MerR family transcriptional regulator, with the protein product MQSDRITISRFSLYTYLSQKALRLYDKKGILVPEVKDRFTGYRYYTTSQIEEALKIKTLCNLDFSLSDISDLLQAVDEKEDKKVQKIITKYHSRTMKEIKRLEKIESLLKENKDFTELFKMNVSEPVIKDIPAMRVISGRRTGSYEEVCSEVSEELFKIIFSPVNQKNGVRITGPCMSICYDKEYREKDADIEMAVPIQGQIETDGDRYSIRNLEPCRVISVIYKGPYEHEGFSATFNTAFKFAADKNLETTGPERQIYISNPNETAPEELLTEVQIPIKG